The following proteins are co-located in the Pseudomonas sp. ATCC 13867 genome:
- a CDS encoding carboxyl transferase domain-containing protein, with amino-acid sequence MTILGTQLNTRSPEYAANAATMLENVQDLRAVLGRVHEGGGAAAQAKHTARGKLLVRERINRLLDAGSPFLEVSALAAHGVYGEDVAAAGVVAGIGRVEGVECMIVGNDATVKGGSYYPLTVKKHLRAQTIAQQNRLPCIYLVDSGGANLPRQDEVFPDREHFGRIFFNQANMSAQGIPQIAVVMGSCTAGGAYVPAMSDETIMVRNQATIFLAGPPLVKAATGEVVSAEDLGGADVHCKTSGVADHYAEDDEHALAIARRCIANLNWTKQGQLNTRVPRAPLYASDELYGVIPVDSKQPFDVREIIARLVDGSEFDEFKALFGTTLVCGFAHLHGYPVAILANNGILFAEAAQKGAHFIELACQRGIPLVFLQNITGFMVGQKYEAGGIAKHGAKLVTAVACAQVPKFTVIIGGSFGAGNYGMCGRAYDPRFLWMWPNARIGVMGGEQAAGVLAQVKREQAERAGSALSAEDEAKIKAPILEQYERQGHPYYSSARLWDDGVIDPAQTRDVLGLALSASLNAPVEATRFGVFRM; translated from the coding sequence ATGACCATCCTCGGCACCCAACTCAACACCCGTTCCCCGGAATACGCCGCCAACGCCGCGACCATGCTGGAGAACGTCCAGGACCTGCGCGCCGTCCTCGGCCGCGTTCACGAAGGCGGCGGCGCCGCCGCCCAGGCCAAGCACACCGCGCGCGGCAAGCTGCTGGTGCGCGAGCGCATCAACCGCCTGCTCGACGCCGGCTCGCCCTTCCTCGAAGTCTCCGCCCTCGCCGCCCACGGCGTGTACGGCGAAGACGTCGCCGCCGCCGGCGTGGTCGCCGGCATCGGCCGCGTGGAAGGCGTGGAATGCATGATCGTCGGCAACGACGCCACGGTGAAAGGCGGCAGCTACTACCCGCTGACCGTGAAGAAGCACCTGCGCGCCCAGACCATCGCCCAGCAGAACCGCCTGCCGTGCATCTACCTGGTGGACTCGGGCGGCGCCAACCTGCCGCGCCAGGACGAGGTGTTCCCCGACCGCGAGCACTTCGGCCGGATCTTCTTCAACCAGGCCAACATGAGCGCCCAGGGCATCCCGCAGATCGCCGTGGTGATGGGCTCCTGCACCGCTGGCGGCGCCTACGTGCCGGCGATGAGCGACGAGACCATCATGGTGCGCAACCAGGCCACCATCTTCCTCGCCGGCCCGCCGCTGGTGAAGGCCGCTACCGGTGAGGTGGTGAGCGCCGAGGACCTGGGCGGCGCCGACGTGCACTGCAAGACCTCCGGCGTGGCCGACCATTACGCCGAGGACGACGAGCACGCGCTGGCCATCGCCCGCCGCTGCATCGCCAACCTCAACTGGACCAAGCAGGGCCAGCTCAACACCCGCGTCCCTCGCGCCCCGTTGTACGCCAGCGACGAGCTGTACGGGGTGATCCCGGTGGACAGCAAGCAGCCGTTCGACGTGCGCGAGATCATCGCGCGGCTGGTCGACGGCAGCGAATTCGACGAGTTCAAGGCGCTGTTCGGCACCACCCTGGTGTGCGGCTTCGCCCACCTGCACGGCTACCCGGTGGCGATCCTCGCCAACAACGGCATTCTCTTCGCCGAAGCCGCGCAGAAAGGCGCGCACTTCATCGAACTGGCCTGCCAGCGCGGCATCCCGCTGGTGTTCCTGCAGAACATCACCGGCTTCATGGTCGGCCAGAAGTACGAGGCCGGCGGTATCGCCAAGCACGGCGCCAAGCTGGTCACCGCCGTGGCCTGCGCCCAGGTGCCGAAGTTCACCGTGATCATCGGTGGCAGCTTCGGCGCCGGTAACTACGGCATGTGCGGCCGCGCCTACGACCCGCGCTTCCTGTGGATGTGGCCCAACGCGCGGATCGGCGTGATGGGTGGCGAACAGGCCGCCGGCGTGCTGGCCCAGGTCAAGCGCGAGCAGGCCGAACGCGCAGGCTCTGCGCTGTCCGCCGAGGACGAGGCGAAGATCAAGGCGCCGATCCTCGAACAGTACGAGCGCCAGGGTCACCCCTACTACTCCAGCGCGCGCCTGTGGGACGACGGTGTCATCGACCCGGCACAGACCCGCGACGTGCTCGGCCTGGCCCTCTCCGCCTCGCTCAACGCGCCTGTCGAAGCCACGCGCTTCGGCGTCTTCCGCATGTAA
- the pcaC gene encoding 4-carboxymuconolactone decarboxylase, translating into MDEKERYEAGMQVRRAVLGDAHVDRSLQNRTDFNEEFQEMITRHAWGDIWTRPGLPRHTRSLITIAMLIGMNREGELTLHLRAARNNGVTREEIKEVLLQSAIYCGIPAANATFHLAEAVWDELGTESLGDA; encoded by the coding sequence ATGGACGAGAAAGAACGCTACGAAGCCGGCATGCAGGTGCGCCGCGCGGTGCTGGGCGACGCCCACGTCGACCGCAGCCTGCAGAACCGTACGGACTTCAACGAAGAGTTCCAGGAAATGATCACCCGCCATGCCTGGGGTGACATCTGGACTCGCCCCGGCCTGCCGCGCCACACCCGCAGCCTGATCACCATCGCCATGCTGATCGGCATGAACCGCGAGGGCGAACTGACGCTGCACCTGCGCGCCGCGCGCAACAACGGCGTGACCCGCGAGGAGATCAAGGAAGTCCTCCTGCAGAGCGCGATCTACTGCGGCATCCCGGCCGCCAACGCCACCTTCCACCTCGCCGAGGCGGTATGGGACGAACTGGGCACCGAGTCGCTGGGCGATGCCTGA
- a CDS encoding acetoacetate--CoA ligase: protein MNPLWTPSPERVAATRMHAFRRKVAQEHGLDLPDYAALHAWSIAEREAFWLAIVDAFGVQFHEAPGAVLEEGPEMPDAHWFPGATLNFAEHLLRRRDHHPALIAVSEDERREVLSHAELAAQVAGLQLALRDAGVGVGDRVAACMPNTWQTVVGMLATTSLGATWSSCSPDFGTQGVIDRFGQIEPKVLIACAGYRYAGKTLDLTAKLNEILAQLPSLEQLVIVPYAHPEARPGDYLTLARVDLWRDFYQPGGDPVFTPVPFDHPLYILYSSGTTGVPKCIVHGTGGVLLQHLKEHGLHTDLGSDDTLFYYTTCGWMMWNWLVSGLALGASLVLYDGSPFHPGPERLIDLVDAEGISIFGTSAKYIAALEKANVRPRQSHELGRLKTLLSTGSPLAHESFDYVYRDLKPDLCLSSISGGTDIVSCFALGNPTAPVWRGELQCKGLGMAVEVWDAAGKPVRGEKGELVCVRHFPSIPVGFWNDENDEKFLDAYFATFPGVWAHGDYAEETEHGGLVIHGRSDAVLNPGGVRIGTAEIYRQVEKIEQVLESIAIGQEWQGDVRVVLFVRLREGVELDEALQERIRQTIRANTTRRHVPAKILAVADIPRTLSGKIVELAVRNVVHGRPVKNTDALANPQALELFRDRKELES, encoded by the coding sequence ATGAACCCGCTGTGGACCCCCTCCCCCGAACGCGTCGCCGCCACCCGGATGCATGCCTTCCGCCGCAAGGTGGCACAGGAGCATGGGCTCGACCTGCCCGACTATGCCGCCCTGCACGCCTGGAGCATCGCCGAGCGCGAGGCTTTCTGGCTGGCCATCGTCGACGCCTTCGGCGTGCAGTTCCATGAAGCCCCCGGCGCCGTGCTCGAAGAAGGCCCGGAAATGCCCGATGCCCACTGGTTCCCCGGCGCCACACTGAATTTCGCCGAACATCTGCTGCGCCGCCGCGACCATCATCCGGCGCTGATCGCCGTCAGCGAGGACGAACGGCGCGAAGTGCTCAGCCATGCCGAACTGGCTGCCCAGGTCGCCGGCCTGCAACTGGCCCTGCGCGACGCCGGGGTGGGCGTCGGCGATCGCGTCGCGGCCTGCATGCCCAACACCTGGCAGACGGTGGTCGGCATGCTCGCCACCACCAGCCTGGGCGCGACCTGGTCGAGCTGTTCGCCGGACTTCGGCACCCAGGGCGTGATCGACCGCTTCGGCCAGATCGAACCCAAGGTGCTGATCGCCTGCGCCGGCTACCGCTACGCCGGCAAGACCCTGGACCTGACCGCCAAGCTCAATGAAATCCTCGCCCAGTTGCCCAGCCTGGAACAACTGGTGATCGTCCCCTATGCCCACCCCGAGGCGCGGCCGGGCGATTACCTGACGCTGGCCAGGGTCGATCTCTGGCGAGACTTCTACCAACCCGGCGGCGACCCGGTATTCACCCCGGTACCCTTCGACCATCCGCTGTACATCCTCTATTCCTCCGGCACCACCGGCGTGCCCAAGTGCATCGTCCACGGCACCGGCGGCGTGTTGCTGCAACACCTGAAAGAGCACGGCCTGCACACCGACCTGGGCAGCGACGACACCCTGTTCTACTACACCACCTGCGGCTGGATGATGTGGAACTGGCTGGTCTCCGGCCTGGCCCTGGGCGCCAGCCTGGTGCTCTACGATGGCTCGCCCTTCCACCCCGGCCCGGAGCGGCTGATCGACCTGGTCGATGCCGAGGGCATCAGCATCTTCGGCACCAGCGCCAAGTACATCGCCGCCCTGGAAAAGGCCAACGTGCGGCCACGCCAGAGCCACGAACTGGGGCGCCTGAAGACGCTCCTCTCCACCGGCTCGCCGCTGGCCCACGAGAGCTTCGACTACGTCTACCGCGACCTCAAACCCGACCTCTGCCTGTCGTCGATCTCCGGCGGCACCGACATCGTCTCCTGCTTCGCCCTGGGCAATCCCACCGCGCCGGTGTGGCGCGGCGAGCTGCAGTGCAAGGGCCTGGGCATGGCGGTGGAAGTCTGGGACGCCGCCGGCAAGCCGGTGCGCGGCGAGAAAGGCGAGCTGGTCTGCGTACGGCACTTCCCGTCGATCCCGGTGGGCTTCTGGAACGACGAGAACGACGAGAAGTTCCTCGACGCCTACTTCGCCACCTTCCCCGGCGTCTGGGCCCACGGTGACTACGCCGAGGAAACCGAACACGGCGGCCTGGTGATCCACGGCCGCTCGGATGCCGTGCTCAACCCCGGCGGCGTACGTATCGGCACGGCGGAAATCTACCGCCAGGTGGAAAAGATCGAGCAGGTACTGGAATCCATCGCCATCGGCCAGGAATGGCAAGGCGATGTGCGGGTGGTGCTGTTCGTGCGCCTGCGTGAGGGCGTGGAGCTGGACGAAGCCCTGCAGGAACGCATCCGCCAGACCATTCGCGCCAACACCACCCGGCGCCACGTACCGGCGAAGATTCTCGCGGTGGCGGACATTCCCCGCACCTTGAGCGGCAAGATCGTCGAACTGGCGGTGCGCAACGTGGTGCACGGGAGGCCGGTGAAGAACACCGATGCGCTGGCCAACCCGCAGGCGCTGGAGTTGTTCAGGGATCGGAAGGAGTTGGAGAGCTGA
- a CDS encoding acetyl/propionyl/methylcrotonyl-CoA carboxylase subunit alpha, translating into MKKIDTLLVANRGEIACRVMRTAKALGLTTVAVHSATDRNARHVEEADIAIDLGGAKPAESYLRADAVLAAAKAAGAQAIHPGYGFLSENAGFARACEEAGLVFLGPPASAIDAMGSKSAAKALMETAGVPLVPGYHGEAQDYATFQREAQRIGYPVLLKAAAGGGGKGMKVVEREAELAEALESAQREAQSGFGDSRMLVEKYLTKPRHVEIQVFADQHGNCLYLNERDCSIQRRHQKVVEEAPAPGLSLELRQGMGEAAVRAAQAIGYVGAGTVEFLYDEGSGQFFFMEMNTRLQVEHPVTEAITGLDLVAWQIRIARGEPLPLTQQQVPLIGHAIEVRLYAEDPEGGFLPASGHLALYREPAAGPGRRVDSGIREGDDISPFYDPMLAKLIAWGENREEARQRLLSMLGETAVGGFKTNLAFLRRVLAHPAFAEGELDTGFIGRYQDALLPAATALPERFWQLAAEAWVQSEAARVRGDDAHSPWSAQSGWRSGLPGETDLHLLAKGESHVVRLRHADGQRIAKLDGHWLDVKDGDIRRRHQVIRRGDSLYLEWNGELVSVQRFDPIAEAEAAHSHQGGLGAPMNGSIVRILVEPGQNVEAGAALVVLEAMKMEHSIRAPHAGVVKSLYCSEGELVSEGTALVELEEASA; encoded by the coding sequence ATGAAGAAGATCGATACCCTGCTGGTGGCCAACCGCGGCGAGATCGCCTGCCGCGTGATGCGCACCGCCAAGGCCCTGGGCCTGACCACCGTGGCCGTGCACAGCGCCACCGACCGCAACGCCCGCCACGTCGAGGAAGCGGACATCGCCATCGACCTGGGCGGCGCCAAGCCGGCTGAAAGCTACCTGCGCGCGGACGCCGTGCTGGCCGCTGCGAAAGCTGCCGGCGCCCAGGCCATCCACCCCGGCTATGGTTTCCTCTCGGAGAACGCCGGCTTCGCCCGCGCCTGCGAAGAGGCCGGGCTGGTCTTCCTCGGCCCGCCCGCCAGCGCCATCGACGCCATGGGCAGCAAGTCTGCCGCCAAGGCCCTGATGGAAACCGCCGGCGTGCCACTGGTGCCCGGCTACCACGGCGAGGCGCAGGACTATGCGACCTTCCAGCGCGAGGCGCAGCGAATCGGCTACCCGGTGCTGCTCAAGGCCGCCGCCGGCGGTGGCGGCAAGGGCATGAAGGTGGTCGAGCGCGAGGCCGAACTGGCCGAGGCGCTGGAGTCCGCCCAGCGTGAAGCGCAGTCCGGTTTCGGCGACTCGCGCATGCTGGTGGAGAAATACCTGACCAAGCCGCGCCATGTGGAAATCCAGGTGTTCGCCGACCAGCACGGCAACTGCCTGTACCTAAACGAACGCGACTGCTCGATCCAGCGTCGTCACCAGAAAGTGGTCGAAGAAGCGCCGGCTCCGGGCCTCTCCCTGGAACTGCGCCAGGGCATGGGCGAGGCCGCCGTGCGCGCCGCACAGGCCATCGGCTACGTCGGCGCCGGCACCGTGGAGTTCCTCTACGACGAAGGCAGCGGCCAGTTCTTCTTCATGGAAATGAACACCCGCCTGCAGGTGGAGCACCCGGTCACCGAAGCCATCACCGGCCTCGACCTGGTCGCCTGGCAGATCCGCATCGCCCGTGGCGAGCCGCTGCCGCTGACTCAGCAGCAGGTGCCGCTGATCGGCCACGCCATCGAAGTGCGCCTCTACGCCGAAGACCCCGAAGGCGGCTTCCTCCCCGCCAGCGGCCACCTCGCGCTGTACCGCGAACCCGCCGCCGGCCCCGGCCGCCGGGTGGACAGCGGCATCCGCGAGGGCGACGACATCTCGCCGTTCTACGACCCGATGCTGGCCAAGCTGATCGCCTGGGGCGAGAACCGCGAGGAAGCGCGCCAGCGCCTGCTGTCGATGCTCGGCGAAACCGCCGTCGGCGGCTTCAAGACCAACCTCGCCTTCCTGCGCCGCGTGCTGGCCCACCCGGCCTTCGCCGAGGGCGAGCTGGATACCGGCTTCATCGGCCGCTACCAGGATGCCCTGCTGCCCGCCGCCACCGCCCTTCCGGAGCGCTTCTGGCAGCTCGCCGCCGAAGCCTGGGTGCAGAGCGAAGCCGCCCGCGTGCGTGGCGACGACGCCCATTCGCCCTGGTCCGCCCAGAGCGGCTGGCGCAGTGGCCTGCCGGGGGAAACCGACCTCCACCTGCTGGCCAAGGGCGAGTCCCACGTGGTGCGCCTGCGCCATGCCGATGGCCAGCGTATCGCCAAGCTCGACGGTCATTGGCTGGACGTGAAGGACGGCGACATCCGCCGCCGTCATCAGGTGATCCGCCGTGGCGACAGCCTCTACCTGGAATGGAACGGCGAGCTGGTCAGCGTGCAGCGCTTCGACCCCATCGCCGAGGCGGAAGCCGCGCACTCGCACCAGGGTGGCCTGGGCGCACCGATGAACGGCAGCATCGTGCGCATCCTGGTCGAACCCGGCCAGAACGTCGAAGCCGGCGCCGCGCTGGTAGTGCTCGAAGCGATGAAGATGGAACACAGCATTCGCGCGCCGCACGCTGGCGTGGTGAAATCGCTGTATTGCAGCGAAGGCGAACTGGTGTCGGAAGGTACGGCGCTGGTGGAGCTGGAAGAGGCGTCGGCCTGA
- a CDS encoding hydroxymethylglutaryl-CoA lyase, protein MTLPPSVRLVEVGPRDGLQNEKQPIAVADKVRLVDDLSAAGLSYIEVGSFVSPKWVPQMAGSAEVFAGIAQKAGVTYAALAPNLKGFEAALESKVEEVAVFAAASEAFSQKNINCSIKESLERFVPVMEAARQHGVRVRGYVSCVLGCPYQGEVDVAQVAAVAEELHAMGCYEVSLGDTIGVGTAGATRRMFEVVGQRVPRAQLAGHFHDTYGQALANIYAGLLEGIAVFDSSVAGLGGCPYAKGATGNVATEDVLYLMNGLGIHTGIDLDKLIDAGQRICAVLDKPNGSRVAKARLARR, encoded by the coding sequence ATGACCCTGCCCCCATCCGTCCGCCTGGTCGAAGTCGGCCCGCGCGACGGCCTGCAGAACGAGAAACAGCCCATCGCCGTCGCCGACAAGGTGCGCCTGGTGGATGACCTCAGCGCCGCCGGCCTGAGCTACATCGAAGTCGGCAGCTTCGTCTCGCCCAAGTGGGTGCCGCAGATGGCCGGCTCGGCTGAAGTCTTCGCCGGCATCGCGCAGAAAGCCGGCGTGACCTATGCCGCCCTGGCGCCGAACCTGAAGGGCTTCGAGGCGGCATTGGAGTCGAAAGTCGAGGAAGTCGCGGTCTTCGCCGCCGCCTCCGAGGCCTTTTCGCAAAAGAACATCAACTGCTCGATCAAGGAGAGCCTGGAACGCTTCGTTCCGGTGATGGAAGCGGCCCGCCAGCACGGCGTGCGCGTGCGCGGCTACGTCTCCTGCGTGCTCGGCTGCCCCTACCAGGGCGAGGTGGACGTGGCGCAGGTCGCCGCCGTCGCCGAGGAACTGCACGCGATGGGCTGCTACGAAGTCTCCCTGGGCGACACCATCGGCGTCGGCACCGCCGGGGCCACCCGCCGGATGTTCGAAGTCGTCGGCCAACGCGTGCCGCGCGCGCAACTGGCCGGGCACTTCCACGATACCTACGGCCAGGCCCTGGCGAACATCTATGCCGGCCTGCTGGAAGGCATCGCCGTGTTCGACAGCTCGGTCGCCGGGCTTGGCGGCTGTCCCTACGCCAAGGGCGCCACCGGCAACGTCGCCACCGAGGACGTGCTCTACCTGATGAACGGCCTGGGCATCCACACCGGCATCGACCTGGACAAGCTGATCGACGCAGGCCAGCGTATCTGCGCGGTGCTCGACAAGCCCAACGGCTCGCGCGTGGCCAAGGCACGGCTGGCCAGGCGCTGA
- a CDS encoding gamma-carboxygeranoyl-CoA hydratase, giving the protein MTDFQNIELDIDPRGVASLWLNRPEKNNAFNARTIAELIQALDAVASDERVRLVVLRGRGRHFCGGADLAWMQDSVQLDYQGNLADAQQLAELLYNLHQLKKPTLAIVQGAAFGGGVGLVACCDMALAAEDAQFCLSEVRIGLIPATIGPFVTKAIGQRAATRYAMTAERFSGIRARELGLVDEHYPAAELDAKADAWIANLLNNSPAALVACKALFHEIGAGELKPELRRYTEAAIARIRISPEGQEGLRAFLEKRKPAWQEQV; this is encoded by the coding sequence ATGACCGACTTCCAGAACATCGAGCTAGACATTGACCCTCGCGGCGTCGCCAGCCTGTGGCTGAACCGCCCGGAAAAGAACAACGCATTCAACGCCCGGACCATTGCCGAGCTGATCCAGGCGCTGGACGCCGTGGCCAGCGACGAGCGCGTGCGCCTCGTGGTGCTGCGCGGCCGTGGCCGGCACTTCTGCGGCGGCGCGGACCTGGCGTGGATGCAGGATTCCGTGCAACTGGACTACCAGGGCAACCTGGCCGACGCCCAGCAGCTCGCCGAACTGCTCTACAACCTGCACCAGTTGAAGAAACCGACCCTCGCTATCGTCCAGGGCGCGGCCTTCGGCGGCGGCGTCGGGCTGGTGGCCTGCTGCGACATGGCGCTGGCCGCCGAGGACGCGCAGTTCTGCCTGTCCGAAGTGCGCATCGGCCTGATCCCCGCCACCATCGGCCCGTTCGTCACCAAGGCCATCGGCCAGCGCGCCGCCACCCGCTACGCCATGACCGCCGAGCGTTTCAGCGGCATTCGCGCCCGCGAGCTGGGCCTGGTGGACGAGCACTACCCGGCCGCCGAGCTGGATGCGAAGGCCGACGCCTGGATCGCCAACCTGCTGAACAACAGTCCGGCGGCGCTGGTGGCCTGCAAGGCGCTGTTCCATGAAATCGGCGCCGGCGAGCTCAAGCCCGAGCTGCGTCGCTACACCGAAGCGGCCATCGCCCGCATCCGCATCAGCCCCGAGGGGCAGGAAGGCCTGCGCGCCTTCCTGGAAAAACGCAAACCGGCCTGGCAGGAGCAAGTCTGA
- the pcaD gene encoding 3-oxoadipate enol-lactonase produces MPAVHLADGDLNYQLEGPVGAPVLVLSNSLGTDLHMWDAQIPTFAEHFRVLRYDTRGHGASLVTPGPYSIEQNGRDVLALLDALDVPRAHFCGLSMGGLIGQWLAIHAPERLSRLVLCNTAAKIGTPDIWNLRIETVLSGGAEAMCNLRDASISRWFTADFAEAEPGKVEPIVGMLAQTSPEGYAANCAAVRDADFRGEIGAISAPTLVVCGAADPVTTPSDGRFLQAHIPGAELVELRAAHLSNVQAGDAFSQRVLDFLRA; encoded by the coding sequence ATGCCTGCCGTACATCTCGCCGATGGCGACCTGAACTATCAATTGGAAGGCCCGGTCGGCGCGCCGGTGCTGGTGCTGTCCAACTCCCTGGGCACCGACCTGCACATGTGGGACGCGCAGATTCCGACCTTCGCCGAACACTTCCGCGTGCTGCGTTATGACACCCGTGGCCACGGCGCTTCGCTGGTCACTCCCGGCCCTTACAGCATCGAGCAGAATGGCCGCGACGTGCTGGCCCTGCTGGATGCGCTGGATGTCCCGCGCGCGCACTTCTGCGGCCTGTCCATGGGCGGCCTGATCGGCCAGTGGCTGGCCATCCATGCGCCGGAGCGCCTCTCGCGCCTGGTGCTGTGCAACACCGCCGCCAAGATCGGTACCCCGGACATCTGGAATCTGCGCATCGAGACCGTGCTCAGCGGCGGCGCCGAGGCCATGTGCAACCTGCGCGATGCTTCGATCTCGCGCTGGTTCACCGCCGATTTCGCCGAGGCCGAGCCGGGCAAGGTCGAGCCCATCGTCGGCATGCTGGCGCAGACCTCGCCGGAAGGTTATGCAGCCAACTGCGCGGCTGTGCGTGATGCCGATTTTCGTGGCGAGATCGGTGCGATCAGCGCACCGACCCTGGTGGTCTGCGGCGCCGCCGATCCGGTGACCACCCCCTCGGACGGCCGCTTCCTGCAGGCGCACATCCCCGGCGCCGAGCTGGTGGAGTTGCGTGCCGCGCACCTGTCCAACGTGCAGGCCGGCGATGCCTTCAGCCAGCGCGTGCTGGACTTCCTACGCGCCTAA
- a CDS encoding 3-carboxy-cis,cis-muconate cycloisomerase: MRAIFSDHGRVQGMLDFEAALARAEARVGVIPASAVAPIAAACRAELYDFDALAQAICSAGNSAIPLVKALGKRIAAEDADAERYVHLGATSQDVMDSGLVLQLRAAIELLESDLARLADVLAIQAKAHAGTPMVGRTWLQHATPVTLGMKIAGWLGAITRHRQRLNELKPRLLCLQFGGASGSLAALGEQGFAVAEALAEELNLQLPEQPWHTQRDRLVEFASLLGLIAGSLGKLGRDLSLLMQTEVGEVFEPSAPGKGGSSTMPHKRNPVGAAVLIGAATRAPGLVSTLFAAMPQEHERSLGLWHAEWESLPELCCLVSGALQQALSLVPGLEVDAGRMLANLDLTRGLVLAEAVSIALAQRIGRDAAHHLVEQCCKQAVREGAHLRAVLGANAEVAAQLNAEELDRLLDPAHYLGQARRWVERALAEHLQVSR, encoded by the coding sequence ATGCGCGCGATCTTCAGCGACCACGGACGGGTGCAGGGCATGCTCGACTTCGAGGCCGCATTGGCCCGTGCCGAAGCCCGTGTCGGCGTGATCCCGGCGAGCGCCGTGGCGCCCATCGCCGCCGCCTGCCGCGCCGAGCTCTATGACTTCGATGCTTTGGCGCAGGCTATCTGCAGCGCCGGCAATTCCGCGATCCCGCTGGTGAAGGCGCTGGGCAAGCGCATCGCCGCCGAGGATGCCGATGCCGAGCGCTATGTCCATCTCGGTGCCACCAGCCAGGATGTCATGGACTCCGGGCTGGTCCTGCAACTGCGCGCCGCCATCGAGTTGCTGGAAAGCGACCTTGCCCGGTTGGCCGATGTCCTCGCCATCCAGGCCAAGGCCCACGCCGGTACGCCGATGGTTGGCCGCACCTGGCTGCAGCACGCCACGCCGGTCACCCTCGGCATGAAGATTGCCGGCTGGCTGGGCGCGATCACCCGCCACCGCCAGCGTCTGAATGAACTCAAGCCGCGCCTGCTGTGCCTGCAATTCGGCGGCGCCTCCGGCAGCCTTGCCGCCCTCGGCGAGCAGGGCTTTGCCGTGGCCGAGGCGCTGGCTGAAGAGCTCAATCTGCAACTGCCCGAACAACCCTGGCACACCCAGCGCGACCGCCTGGTGGAGTTCGCCAGCCTGCTCGGCCTGATCGCCGGCAGCCTAGGCAAGCTGGGCCGCGACCTCAGCCTGCTGATGCAGACCGAGGTCGGCGAGGTCTTCGAGCCTTCCGCGCCAGGCAAGGGTGGTTCCTCCACCATGCCGCACAAGCGCAACCCGGTGGGCGCCGCTGTGCTGATCGGCGCGGCGACCCGTGCGCCGGGCCTGGTCTCGACCCTGTTCGCCGCCATGCCCCAGGAACACGAGCGCAGCCTCGGCCTGTGGCACGCCGAATGGGAAAGCCTGCCGGAGCTGTGCTGCCTCGTCTCCGGTGCACTGCAACAGGCACTGAGCCTGGTGCCGGGCCTGGAGGTCGATGCCGGGCGAATGCTGGCCAACCTCGACCTGACCCGTGGCCTGGTGCTTGCCGAAGCCGTAAGCATCGCCCTGGCCCAGCGCATCGGCCGCGACGCCGCGCACCACCTGGTGGAGCAATGCTGCAAGCAGGCGGTGAGGGAGGGCGCACACCTGCGCGCGGTGCTTGGCGCCAATGCCGAGGTCGCCGCACAACTGAATGCCGAAGAACTGGATCGCCTGCTCGATCCCGCCCATTACCTGGGCCAGGCGCGCCGCTGGGTCGAGCGCGCGCTGGCCGAACATCTACAAGTTTCGCGATAG